The Echinicola rosea genome has a segment encoding these proteins:
- the rnr gene encoding ribonuclease R, whose amino-acid sequence MSKRPRKQRKGKGKPGKINNAAQLAERILHFLDSHYGEEYSLKQIIRKMNIRDKITKGGVEPVLQKLVAAGSVSKNPRNHYASTKSPDFIEGTVDYVNPRFAFIVPDNKGEDEEDILVKARDLKNALDDDKVRIMVNPQKHPGQKREGRVLEVVKRAREEFVGRVEISPRFAFVVSDFKKMHHDIFIRKSDLNGAEHNQKVVVRITEWRDEDKNPTGKVLQVLGEAGEHEVEIHSIMAEFGLPFEYPEELIEEAEAISDKISKTEIKSRKDFRGVTTFTIDPADAKDFDDAISYQRLPNGNIELGVHIADVTHYVKPNTSLEEEAYDRATSVYLVDRTIPMLPERLSNGLCSLRPNEDKLTFSCVFEMDEEGQVLNHWIGRTIIHSDRRFAYEEAQANIDQQEGDFYSELTLLNNLAKKVRKRRFQHGAINFETVEVKFKLDEKGTPLGLMVKERKDIHKMIEEYMLMANKAVAEFVFNKNKGEDTFVYRIHDHPDLERLETFANFAKKFGHEVSMTEQTQVASTLNKLMGEIEGKPEQNLLEQLAIRSMAKARYTTEPKGHFGLAFKHYTHFTSPIRRYPDMMVHRLLQHYLDGGKSADKEAWEDKCIHSSEREKRAADAERASIKYKQVEYMSLAEDKAYDGIISGVTEWGIFVEITETKCEGMIRLQDLEDDYYEFDEKNMRLIGAKNKKMITLGDQVRVRVTNTDIDRRTIDLEFADDND is encoded by the coding sequence ATGAGCAAAAGACCAAGAAAACAACGAAAAGGCAAAGGGAAACCAGGTAAAATCAACAATGCCGCCCAACTTGCCGAACGGATACTCCATTTTTTGGATAGCCACTATGGCGAGGAATATTCGCTTAAGCAGATTATCAGGAAAATGAACATCAGGGATAAGATCACCAAAGGTGGTGTGGAGCCGGTATTGCAAAAACTGGTGGCTGCCGGCAGTGTTTCGAAAAATCCCAGAAATCACTACGCCTCTACCAAGTCACCAGATTTTATCGAAGGAACAGTGGATTACGTCAACCCGCGGTTTGCCTTCATTGTGCCCGACAATAAGGGGGAAGATGAAGAGGATATTTTGGTCAAGGCACGTGACTTGAAAAATGCCTTGGACGACGACAAAGTACGCATAATGGTCAATCCCCAAAAGCACCCTGGCCAAAAGAGAGAAGGCAGGGTGCTGGAGGTCGTCAAGCGGGCGCGCGAGGAGTTTGTCGGTAGGGTGGAGATTTCGCCACGCTTTGCCTTTGTGGTTTCCGATTTCAAGAAAATGCACCATGACATATTTATCCGTAAGTCTGACCTGAACGGCGCCGAGCATAACCAAAAGGTGGTGGTGAGAATCACCGAGTGGCGAGACGAGGACAAAAACCCCACCGGCAAAGTACTGCAGGTGCTTGGAGAGGCCGGAGAACATGAAGTGGAAATTCATTCGATTATGGCGGAATTTGGTTTGCCATTCGAATACCCCGAAGAGCTCATAGAAGAGGCAGAGGCCATTTCGGACAAAATCTCCAAAACGGAAATCAAATCCAGAAAGGACTTTAGGGGGGTGACCACCTTTACCATTGACCCGGCAGATGCTAAGGACTTTGACGATGCAATATCTTACCAGCGTTTGCCCAATGGAAACATCGAGCTGGGTGTGCACATTGCTGACGTGACCCATTATGTGAAGCCCAATACCTCCTTGGAGGAGGAGGCGTATGACAGAGCCACGTCCGTATATTTGGTAGATCGTACCATTCCCATGTTACCGGAGCGGCTTAGCAATGGGCTTTGTTCACTTCGGCCCAATGAGGATAAGCTTACCTTTTCCTGTGTATTTGAGATGGATGAGGAGGGACAGGTACTGAACCATTGGATCGGCAGAACGATCATCCATTCTGACAGAAGGTTTGCCTATGAAGAAGCCCAGGCAAATATTGACCAGCAGGAGGGGGATTTCTATTCTGAGCTTACCCTGCTGAATAATTTGGCCAAAAAGGTAAGGAAACGTCGTTTTCAACATGGTGCGATTAACTTCGAGACCGTGGAGGTGAAGTTTAAGCTGGATGAAAAGGGAACTCCTTTGGGCCTAATGGTAAAAGAGCGAAAGGATATCCATAAAATGATCGAGGAATACATGCTTATGGCCAATAAGGCAGTGGCGGAATTTGTGTTTAACAAAAACAAAGGCGAGGATACCTTTGTTTACAGAATACATGACCACCCGGACTTGGAACGCTTGGAGACTTTTGCGAACTTCGCGAAAAAATTTGGCCATGAGGTTTCCATGACGGAACAGACACAAGTCGCATCTACCTTGAACAAGCTCATGGGAGAGATAGAAGGCAAACCAGAGCAGAACCTACTGGAGCAACTCGCGATCAGGAGTATGGCCAAAGCCCGCTATACCACAGAGCCAAAAGGGCACTTTGGATTGGCCTTTAAGCACTATACCCATTTTACCTCACCGATCCGAAGGTATCCAGATATGATGGTGCATCGCCTGTTGCAGCATTACCTGGATGGTGGCAAGTCTGCCGATAAGGAAGCTTGGGAGGATAAATGTATTCATTCCAGTGAACGCGAAAAGCGGGCTGCAGATGCCGAAAGGGCCTCTATTAAATACAAGCAGGTAGAATATATGTCACTTGCTGAAGACAAAGCCTATGATGGTATTATTTCAGGAGTCACGGAATGGGGGATTTTCGTAGAAATCACCGAAACCAAATGTGAGGGCATGATAAGGTTACAGGATTTGGAGGATGACTACTACGAATTTGATGAGAAAAACATGCGCCTGATAGGTGCCAAAAATAAAAAAATGATCACGCTGGGAGACCAGGTGAGGGTCCGTGTAACGAACACGGATATTGACAGAAGAACCATAGACTTGGAATTTGCAGATGACAATGACTAA
- a CDS encoding pyridoxine 5'-phosphate synthase: protein MTKLSVNINKIATIRNARGGNNPDVVQVALDAEKFGSQGITVHPRPDERHIRYDDVMKLKEVVTTEFNIEGYPDKRFMEIIRLARPAQATLVPDPPHVLTSNTGWDTIAHQEELKDIIAELHEYGTRTSIFINPDKKYFEPAKLTGTDRVELYTEPYASNFHKNKQEAVKPYVEVAKIAKELGLGLNAGHDLDLDNLRFLKENIPFLDEVSIGHALICDALYYGLENTIQMYRRQLEMEEE, encoded by the coding sequence ATGACCAAACTCAGCGTAAATATTAACAAGATCGCCACCATCAGAAATGCCCGTGGCGGCAACAATCCAGACGTGGTACAGGTCGCCTTGGATGCTGAAAAATTCGGCTCTCAAGGCATTACAGTACACCCTCGGCCGGACGAAAGGCACATTCGCTATGACGATGTCATGAAGCTCAAGGAGGTAGTCACCACCGAATTTAACATCGAAGGCTATCCTGACAAACGTTTTATGGAAATAATTCGCTTGGCACGGCCTGCCCAAGCCACTTTGGTGCCTGACCCACCCCACGTGCTCACCTCCAACACCGGATGGGACACCATCGCACACCAAGAGGAGCTGAAAGATATCATTGCTGAACTGCACGAATACGGCACCCGAACGTCTATTTTTATCAATCCTGACAAAAAATACTTCGAACCGGCCAAGCTCACAGGAACCGACAGGGTGGAGCTTTATACGGAGCCATATGCCAGTAATTTTCATAAAAACAAACAGGAAGCGGTAAAACCGTACGTAGAAGTAGCCAAAATCGCCAAAGAACTTGGGCTTGGCCTCAATGCCGGACATGACCTGGACTTGGACAATCTCCGCTTTCTAAAAGAAAATATCCCTTTCCTTGACGAAGTATCCATTGGCCATGCGCTGATATGTGATGCCCTTTATTACGGTCTGGAAAATACCATCCAGATGTACCGAAGGCAGTTGGAAATGGAGGAAGAATAA
- a CDS encoding M28 family peptidase, with translation MKRNYILAAAMGVMLSWQATAQEQSLAEKYAGTISDADLKEYLSYLASDEMEGRETGEKGQKMAAEYLSKFYNEIGLEGPVDGKYTQPFSLTSVSYGDIDLKVGKQKLVNNEDFVFIGDGDVKKEKTELVFLGLANEENLEKVDVEGKFVGLWAIGQRAGGLMDQIWEAGARGIIVVTMEGQSNFDRLANRYKSLSGKGRLGFDKPTEQKPVFLVSSDKMASLFDKSVEELKQAAKDDPASIPSQKVRYKIEKKKEMVGTENVMGYLEGTDKKDEVLVISSHYDHIGINSKGEINNGADDDGSGTVSVMEIAQAFAAAAKEGNGPRRSVLFLNVSGEEKGLLGSEYYTDNPVFPLENTINNLNIDMVGRVDYEYQDAENQDYVYVIGSEMLASQLKTIIEYNNITHTDLILDYRYDAEDDPNRFYYRSDHYNFAKHNIPVAFFFNGVHDDYHQPTDTVDKIEFGIMEKRAKLIFYTAWDLANRDKRTPVDGSNDRGER, from the coding sequence ATGAAGAGAAATTATATCTTGGCCGCTGCCATGGGGGTAATGCTTTCTTGGCAAGCCACTGCCCAAGAGCAGTCGCTGGCCGAAAAATACGCCGGCACGATCAGTGATGCAGACCTAAAGGAGTACCTTTCCTATTTGGCATCCGACGAAATGGAAGGTAGGGAAACAGGTGAAAAAGGCCAAAAAATGGCTGCAGAATACCTTAGCAAATTTTATAACGAAATCGGTTTGGAAGGTCCTGTAGATGGCAAATACACGCAGCCTTTCTCCTTGACCAGCGTTTCCTATGGAGATATTGACCTGAAAGTGGGCAAGCAAAAGCTGGTCAACAACGAGGACTTTGTATTCATTGGCGACGGTGATGTCAAAAAAGAAAAGACCGAGTTGGTTTTCTTAGGTTTGGCCAATGAAGAAAACCTCGAGAAAGTAGATGTAGAAGGCAAATTCGTCGGACTATGGGCCATCGGCCAACGGGCAGGCGGCCTGATGGACCAAATCTGGGAAGCAGGCGCCAGAGGCATTATCGTAGTGACCATGGAAGGCCAGTCCAACTTTGACCGCTTGGCAAACCGCTACAAATCGCTGAGCGGAAAAGGACGGCTGGGCTTTGACAAACCGACCGAGCAAAAGCCGGTATTTTTGGTGAGCTCCGATAAAATGGCCAGTCTATTCGATAAATCTGTCGAAGAGCTCAAGCAAGCTGCCAAGGACGATCCCGCTAGCATTCCTTCCCAAAAAGTACGCTACAAGATCGAAAAGAAAAAGGAAATGGTGGGCACCGAAAATGTGATGGGCTACCTCGAAGGCACGGACAAAAAGGATGAGGTATTGGTCATCTCTTCCCACTATGACCATATCGGCATTAACAGCAAGGGAGAAATCAACAATGGAGCCGATGATGATGGCTCCGGTACCGTTTCCGTGATGGAAATCGCCCAGGCCTTTGCTGCCGCCGCCAAGGAAGGCAACGGCCCAAGAAGGTCGGTACTTTTCCTCAACGTTTCTGGAGAGGAAAAAGGCCTATTGGGGTCGGAATATTATACCGACAATCCTGTTTTCCCTCTGGAAAACACCATAAACAATCTTAACATCGATATGGTGGGCCGAGTGGATTATGAATACCAGGATGCCGAAAACCAGGATTACGTGTACGTGATCGGTTCTGAAATGCTGGCTTCACAGTTAAAAACCATCATTGAGTACAATAACATCACCCACACCGACTTGATCTTGGATTACCGCTATGATGCTGAAGATGATCCGAACAGGTTCTATTACCGCTCTGACCACTACAACTTCGCCAAGCACAACATCCCTGTGGCATTTTTCTTTAACGGCGTGCACGATGACTACCACCAGCCTACCGACACCGTGGACAAGATCGAATTTGGTATCATGGAAAAAAGGGCCAAACTGATCTTCTACACCGCTTGGGACCTGGCCAACCGGGACAAAAGAACCCCCGTGGACGGCAGCAACGACCGTGGAGAGCGATAA
- a CDS encoding GatB/YqeY domain-containing protein has protein sequence MSLKQSIEAEIKNAMRSKDKDRLRALRSIKSMIMLEETKGAEKGMTEDEEMKLLTKAAKQRRDSLEIYEQQGREDLAATEQSELDIINEFLPKQLSEEELEGELKAIIAEVGAEGPKDMGKVMGTATKKLAGKADGKMISQKVKQLLS, from the coding sequence ATGAGTTTAAAGCAAAGTATAGAAGCCGAGATCAAGAACGCCATGCGCTCCAAGGACAAAGACCGTTTACGGGCTTTAAGGTCCATTAAGTCCATGATCATGTTGGAAGAAACCAAAGGAGCAGAAAAAGGAATGACAGAGGATGAAGAGATGAAACTTTTGACCAAAGCCGCCAAGCAGCGCAGGGATTCCTTGGAGATTTACGAGCAGCAGGGGCGTGAAGATTTGGCCGCTACTGAGCAATCAGAGCTGGACATTATCAATGAATTTCTTCCGAAACAATTGAGCGAAGAGGAGCTTGAAGGAGAATTGAAAGCGATTATCGCTGAAGTAGGTGCTGAAGGGCCAAAAGACATGGGCAAAGTGATGGGCACTGCTACCAAAAAACTGGCAGGAAAAGCAGACGGTAAAATGATCTCCCAGAAGGTCAAGCAGCTATTGTCGTAG
- a CDS encoding 3'-5' exonuclease — MADFLSDLKHILFLDIETASSTERFDELSPRLQKEWINKANHLPNEEELAVEELYFEKAGIYAEFGRVVCVGLGYFLYDPGRDQLQFRTKAIAHEEEHDTLLELRAILEKKHWTLCAHNGKEFDFPYLCRRMLTNRVPLPEVLQMAGRKPWEIRHIDTLELWKFGDYKHYTRLELLAAIFDIPSSKDSIDGSEVNEVFYKQKDLKSISTYCLKDVEVTARIYLAYQGLPGDLKVDIVQQDEQHVN, encoded by the coding sequence ATGGCAGATTTTTTGAGTGACCTTAAGCATATTTTATTTTTGGACATCGAGACCGCTTCTTCCACGGAGCGTTTTGATGAGCTGTCCCCAAGGCTGCAAAAAGAGTGGATAAACAAAGCCAACCATTTGCCCAATGAAGAAGAATTGGCAGTGGAGGAACTTTATTTCGAAAAAGCCGGTATTTATGCTGAATTTGGAAGAGTGGTCTGCGTGGGGCTTGGTTATTTTCTCTATGATCCCGGGCGAGATCAGTTACAGTTTCGTACCAAAGCCATAGCTCATGAAGAAGAACATGACACCCTATTGGAGCTGAGGGCAATCTTAGAAAAAAAGCACTGGACACTCTGTGCCCACAACGGCAAAGAGTTTGACTTTCCCTATCTTTGTCGGAGAATGCTGACCAATCGTGTGCCTTTGCCGGAGGTTTTGCAAATGGCTGGGAGAAAACCTTGGGAAATCAGGCACATTGACACGTTGGAGTTATGGAAATTTGGGGATTATAAACATTACACCCGGTTGGAGCTTTTGGCCGCAATATTTGATATTCCCAGCTCCAAAGACAGCATCGATGGAAGCGAGGTCAATGAAGTATTTTATAAACAAAAAGATCTGAAATCCATTTCTACGTATTGCTTAAAGGACGTAGAAGTGACCGCGAGGATTTATTTGGCCTATCAGGGGCTGCCCGGTGACCTGAAGGTTGACATAGTCCAGCAAGATGAACAACACGTTAATTGA
- a CDS encoding SAM-dependent methyltransferase gives MKKGKLYLIPNVLAEGTGQEIISPQVKEVIKHTSHYLAENLRTARRYISSLRLGLTIEELQFEVLDKKTKATRMPQLLQPIFEGHDMGILSEAGCPGIADPGAVAVAFAHQKNIQVVPLSGPSSMFMALMGAGFNGQSFTFHGYLPIDKKARVQAIKSLESDSSQHRRTQLFMETPFRNNHLLEDLKTHLHPNTKLCIAKNLTAKDEFIQTKTIAEWRKVKIDLHKIPTVFVLDTNY, from the coding sequence ATGAAAAAAGGAAAACTCTATCTAATCCCCAATGTTTTGGCAGAGGGCACAGGACAGGAAATCATCAGCCCCCAAGTAAAAGAAGTCATCAAGCATACTTCCCATTATTTGGCTGAAAACCTCCGAACGGCCAGGCGGTATATCTCCAGCCTGAGACTTGGACTCACGATCGAAGAGCTGCAGTTTGAGGTCTTGGACAAAAAGACCAAGGCCACCCGTATGCCACAATTGCTCCAGCCAATCTTTGAAGGGCACGACATGGGCATTCTCTCAGAAGCCGGCTGTCCGGGAATCGCAGACCCGGGAGCAGTCGCCGTGGCTTTTGCCCACCAAAAAAACATCCAAGTGGTGCCGCTTTCGGGACCTTCTTCCATGTTCATGGCACTGATGGGAGCAGGCTTCAATGGACAGTCGTTTACTTTTCATGGCTATCTTCCCATTGACAAAAAAGCCCGTGTACAGGCCATCAAAAGCCTGGAAAGTGATTCCTCCCAACACCGGCGGACACAGCTTTTTATGGAAACTCCCTTTCGTAACAACCACCTGCTGGAAGACCTGAAAACCCACCTTCATCCCAATACCAAACTCTGCATCGCCAAAAACCTAACCGCCAAAGACGAATTTATCCAAACCAAGACCATTGCAGAATGGCGCAAGGTAAAAATCGACCTCCACAAAATCCCAACGGTTTTTGTACTGGACACGAATTATTGA
- the lipB gene encoding lipoyl(octanoyl) transferase LipB, with protein MNHLINKKVKFIDLGKKDYKETWDYQESLFAEIVATKIENRKKGPEDQLITTNYLLFVEHPHVYTLGKSGELTHLLLDEVQLAEKDATFYKINRGGDITYHGPGQLVGYPLLDLDNFFTDIHKYLRFLEEAIILTLAEYGIEAGRIEGLTGVWLDHEKRINPRKICALGVKSSRWVTMHGFAFNVNADLSYFANIVPCGIADKAVTSLHLELGRPVDELEVKEKVKQHLADLFEMEWEDR; from the coding sequence GTGAATCATTTAATCAATAAAAAAGTAAAATTTATCGATTTAGGCAAGAAGGACTATAAGGAGACCTGGGATTATCAGGAGTCGCTTTTTGCTGAGATCGTAGCCACCAAGATCGAAAACCGGAAAAAGGGTCCTGAAGATCAGCTGATCACCACCAATTACCTACTCTTCGTGGAGCATCCGCATGTTTATACATTAGGAAAAAGCGGGGAACTCACCCATCTGCTTTTGGACGAGGTCCAGCTGGCGGAGAAGGACGCTACGTTTTATAAGATCAACAGAGGAGGTGATATCACCTACCATGGCCCGGGGCAGCTGGTAGGTTATCCGCTGTTGGATTTGGATAATTTCTTTACGGATATCCATAAATACCTTCGCTTTTTGGAGGAAGCGATCATCCTAACCTTGGCAGAATATGGCATAGAAGCAGGCCGGATCGAAGGGCTTACGGGTGTCTGGCTAGATCATGAGAAGCGCATCAATCCTCGGAAAATATGTGCTTTGGGCGTAAAATCCAGCAGGTGGGTGACCATGCACGGCTTTGCGTTTAATGTGAATGCTGATCTTTCCTATTTTGCCAATATCGTTCCTTGTGGCATCGCGGACAAGGCCGTGACGTCTTTGCACCTCGAACTTGGGCGACCGGTGGATGAATTGGAAGTAAAGGAAAAGGTGAAGCAGCACTTGGCCGATTTGTTCGAAATGGAGTGGGAGGACAGATGA
- a CDS encoding YraN family protein yields MALHNSMGSDAEGFAADFLISKHYTLLEKNYRHKHAEIDLIMEHRGLLIFVEVKFRSGTGFGYAEEFVDYKKRQLIIRAADHYIHEKDWHKDIRFDIVGVYKDKEGTIRFKHFEDAFY; encoded by the coding sequence ATGGCACTGCACAATTCGATGGGAAGCGATGCCGAAGGATTCGCGGCTGACTTTTTGATATCCAAACACTACACACTCTTAGAGAAAAATTACAGGCATAAACACGCCGAAATCGATCTGATCATGGAGCATCGAGGGCTACTGATATTTGTGGAAGTAAAATTTCGCAGCGGCACAGGATTTGGCTATGCAGAAGAATTTGTCGATTACAAAAAGCGCCAACTGATTATCAGGGCTGCCGATCATTATATCCACGAAAAAGACTGGCATAAAGACATCCGCTTCGATATTGTCGGGGTCTATAAGGATAAGGAAGGTACCATCCGGTTTAAGCACTTTGAGGATGCTTTTTACTAA
- a CDS encoding alpha/beta fold hydrolase, with amino-acid sequence MKLNYKKVGQGKPLIILHGLFGSADNWLSIAKELDEDYTIYLLDQRNHGDSPQSDEWSYKAMVDDLATFMTSQGLEAAYIMGHSMGGKTAMNFALRHPNKVKKLIVADIAPRYYPPHHQTILKGLNAIDMDNLKSRKEADETLSEHIPEAGIRQFLMKSLGRDDDRKFIWKINLPVITEKIDNVGEGIDSDKVYDGPTLFMRGANSDYIQDKDKEDLEKYFPEYKLITIKNAGHWLHAEQPDAVAATVKAFLE; translated from the coding sequence ATGAAACTAAACTATAAAAAAGTAGGTCAAGGCAAACCACTGATCATCCTGCACGGCCTTTTTGGCTCGGCAGACAACTGGCTCAGTATCGCCAAAGAGCTGGATGAGGACTATACCATATACCTTCTGGACCAGCGAAACCATGGGGACTCTCCGCAAAGTGACGAATGGAGCTATAAAGCCATGGTAGATGACCTCGCCACCTTTATGACTTCACAAGGACTGGAGGCTGCCTACATCATGGGGCATTCCATGGGAGGAAAAACCGCCATGAACTTTGCGCTAAGACACCCCAACAAGGTCAAAAAACTGATCGTCGCCGATATCGCTCCGCGGTATTATCCTCCGCATCACCAAACCATTCTAAAGGGGTTAAATGCCATCGACATGGATAACCTCAAATCCAGAAAAGAGGCCGATGAAACCCTTTCCGAACATATTCCTGAAGCAGGGATCAGGCAATTTCTTATGAAGAGCCTTGGCAGGGATGATGACCGTAAATTCATATGGAAAATCAACTTGCCCGTCATCACCGAAAAAATCGACAATGTAGGCGAAGGAATCGATAGCGACAAGGTCTATGATGGGCCGACCCTCTTCATGCGGGGTGCCAATTCTGATTATATCCAAGATAAGGACAAGGAAGACTTAGAGAAGTATTTCCCAGAATACAAACTGATCACCATCAAAAATGCCGGGCACTGGCTCCATGCAGAACAGCCCGATGCCGTAGCAGCGACGGTCAAGGCGTTTCTGGAGTAA
- a CDS encoding class I SAM-dependent methyltransferase: MANKSTLSEIEKRFDNDVDRFSNLQTGQASTVDALFNMELITDGIAQLYPDLTQFLDIGCGAGNYTVKLLSKLNTAPNVTLADLSQPMLDRAKERSASLTDGEVTTIKGDFRKLPLQENTYDVIIATAVLHHLRDDEDWEMAFAKLYRLLKPGGSLWVFDLVSHDEPKIQYLLYRQKYGQFLANLKDENYRDHVFDYIISKGKTVHAAHNTK, from the coding sequence ATGGCAAACAAATCCACCTTATCAGAAATTGAAAAACGATTTGACAACGACGTGGACCGCTTCTCCAATCTCCAAACAGGCCAAGCCTCCACCGTAGATGCGCTTTTCAACATGGAATTGATCACCGATGGCATCGCCCAGCTGTATCCGGATTTGACCCAATTTCTGGACATTGGGTGCGGAGCGGGAAATTACACGGTAAAGCTCTTATCCAAGCTTAATACTGCACCAAACGTCACCTTGGCAGATCTTAGCCAACCCATGCTGGATCGCGCAAAAGAGCGAAGTGCATCACTCACTGATGGCGAAGTAACCACCATCAAAGGCGATTTCAGAAAGCTGCCGCTACAGGAAAACACTTACGATGTCATCATTGCCACGGCGGTACTGCACCACCTAAGGGATGATGAAGATTGGGAAATGGCTTTTGCAAAGCTTTATAGATTATTAAAGCCAGGTGGAAGCTTGTGGGTCTTTGATTTGGTCTCCCACGATGAGCCAAAAATCCAGTATTTACTGTACCGGCAAAAATACGGACAGTTTCTGGCCAATCTAAAAGATGAAAATTACAGGGACCATGTGTTCGATTATATTATATCGAAAGGGAAGACAGTCCACGCAGCACACAATACCAAATAG
- a CDS encoding polyprenyl synthetase family protein, producing the protein MTMTKTNLSQELVEQLEKHIGAYSFGGDPHELYDPIAYIMSLGGKRIRPLLTLLAYSLYRDDYEKILTPAAAVEVFHNFTLVHDDIMDEAPLRRGKATVHKKWDTNTAILSGDVMLVKVYDMLLHIQEDKLAVCLRLFNQTATEVCEGQQHDMNFETLEHVSEAEYLEMIRQKTAVLLGFALQYGAILGGASLEDSQHLYEFGVNVGIGFQLKDDLLDVYADKAKFGKQVGGDILANKKTFLLIKARELATGEVKRQLEDWLGKVEFDKEDKVKSVTEIYDSLGIKEVTEAKMEGYFQQGFAQLSALKVKKPAVLAALKGLTQNLIDREK; encoded by the coding sequence ATGACAATGACTAAAACCAACCTCAGCCAAGAGCTGGTGGAACAGCTGGAAAAGCACATAGGAGCGTATTCTTTTGGGGGCGATCCACATGAGCTATATGATCCTATTGCCTATATCATGAGCCTTGGAGGTAAGCGCATCAGGCCGCTGCTAACCTTGCTGGCATATTCCCTCTATCGGGACGACTATGAGAAGATCCTTACTCCAGCGGCTGCTGTGGAGGTTTTCCATAATTTCACCTTGGTACACGATGATATCATGGACGAGGCTCCACTGAGAAGGGGGAAGGCTACGGTCCATAAAAAATGGGATACCAATACGGCAATCCTCTCTGGTGATGTGATGTTGGTGAAAGTATATGATATGTTGCTGCATATTCAGGAGGACAAGTTGGCAGTGTGCCTCCGGCTATTTAACCAAACGGCCACAGAAGTGTGCGAAGGGCAACAGCATGACATGAATTTTGAAACGCTGGAACATGTCTCCGAAGCGGAATACTTGGAGATGATCCGGCAAAAGACCGCGGTGTTGTTGGGCTTTGCATTACAGTATGGGGCGATCCTGGGCGGTGCTTCACTGGAGGATTCCCAGCACCTGTACGAATTTGGTGTTAATGTGGGGATAGGTTTTCAGTTGAAAGACGACCTGCTGGATGTGTATGCGGACAAGGCCAAATTTGGCAAGCAAGTGGGAGGGGATATCTTGGCCAATAAAAAGACGTTTTTACTGATCAAAGCGAGGGAATTGGCTACAGGAGAAGTAAAGCGGCAGTTGGAAGATTGGCTCGGTAAAGTTGAGTTTGATAAAGAAGATAAGGTGAAAAGCGTCACCGAAATCTACGACAGCTTAGGGATCAAGGAGGTGACAGAAGCCAAGATGGAAGGTTATTTCCAACAGGGTTTTGCCCAACTTAGTGCCCTCAAAGTCAAAAAGCCAGCGGTGCTCGCCGCACTCAAAGGGCTTACCCAAAATCTAATAGACCGGGAGAAGTAA
- a CDS encoding rhomboid family intramembrane serine protease, with protein sequence MQLSATVLIIIITALSSFYAWKNYSFLSRSMFNPYLINERGQYDRFVLSGFIHKDGMHLLFNMITFYFFGRLVEQFLTYRFGAMVGIVVFVAFYLAAIVIADIPTFLKHKNNPHYQALGASGGTAAAVFASIILMPMADICLFGLLCLPGFILGILFLGYSAIKSKQGNDSINHDAHLYGALFGIGFILVLSPESAVHFIDQVKNFSLF encoded by the coding sequence ATGCAATTATCCGCAACGGTACTGATCATCATTATTACGGCACTTAGCTCATTTTATGCCTGGAAGAATTATTCCTTCTTATCTAGGAGCATGTTTAATCCCTACTTGATCAATGAGCGAGGCCAATATGACCGATTTGTGCTTTCAGGCTTTATCCATAAAGATGGCATGCACTTATTGTTCAATATGATTACCTTTTATTTTTTTGGGAGGTTGGTAGAGCAATTCTTAACCTACCGTTTTGGAGCAATGGTGGGGATTGTCGTTTTTGTAGCGTTTTACTTGGCGGCCATAGTGATTGCGGATATCCCGACTTTCCTTAAACATAAAAATAACCCGCATTACCAAGCCTTAGGGGCTTCAGGTGGTACTGCGGCGGCTGTTTTTGCCAGCATCATCCTTATGCCAATGGCGGATATTTGCCTTTTCGGATTGCTGTGCCTTCCCGGATTTATTTTGGGGATATTGTTCTTGGGTTATTCGGCCATCAAGAGCAAGCAGGGAAATGACAGCATAAACCATGATGCCCATTTGTACGGAGCCTTATTTGGTATTGGTTTTATTTTGGTATTGTCTCCCGAGAGTGCCGTGCACTTTATCGATCAAGTGAAGAATTTCAGCCTTTTTTAA